The Candidatus Tumulicola sp. genomic sequence ACATGGAACCTAACAAGTTCTCTAACGTCTACGATGATAGCGCGCGTGCAGAAGCCTACGCGAAGCTTGACTTCCCCGGCACCTACTACCTGGCGTACCGGGACCTGCCCGCGATTATCAGCGAGCACGTCCACGGCAGGAAGGCCATTGACTTCGGGTGCGGGGCCGGTCGTTCCACGCGGTTCTTGCGCGCGCTGGGTTTTGATGTGGTAAGCGTCGACATCTCGGAGCCCATGCTCGCACGAGCCCGCGACCGCGACCCACAAGGGGATTATCGTTTGGTCTCGGACGGTGACCTCACCGGCCTAGCTGCCGAGGCCTATGACTTGGTTTTGTCAGCATTCACCTTCGACAACATCCCCACGATCGAAAAGAAAACCACGCTCTTCCAAGGCCTGAGGCGTTTACTGAGCCTGGACGGGAGAATCGTGAGTGTGGTGTCGTCCCCCGAGATCTACGTGAACGAGTGGACGTCGTTCTCCACTGAAGACTTTCCTGAGAACCGGGCCGCTCGATGCGGCGATAAAGTTCGGATCGTGATGCTCGATGTCGAGGACAGGCGACCAGTGGAAGATATCCTCTGGACGGACGAAGGTTACCGCGAGGTGTACGAGCGTTCGGGTCTGAAGCCGATCAAGGTATACAGACCCTTGGGGGATCGCGGCGAGGCGTATGCATGGGTGCGTGAAACCGCAATCGCCCCCTGGGTGATCTACGTCTTGGGGCGCATTTCATAGGAGAGGGCGACCGCCCCACTCAGCCCAAATGTCCTGTCCAGCATGACGCTAGAAGCCTGGAACACCGCTGCAGCAGTTGGCACGTTCGTCGTCATCACGGCATCTGCTATCGCTGCGCTGGCACAACTGCGCCATCTGCGCACGGGCAATCAACTCAGCGGCCTCATCACGGTATTCGGCATGTTGCAGGATCCGAGTGTTCGCGAACTGCTGAATTTCGTCCGCCACGAGCTAGCAGAGCGCATGAAAGATGATGACTTTCGCGCTAGTTTGCTGGAGATCCCGATAGACCGGCGCAAGCACCCCGAATTTTATCTCTGCGATATGTACAACCACATCGGCTCCTTCGTGCGCAGCGGCCTCATCGATGAACGCACGTACCTGCAGACCGATTGGTACAATGTCAATCTATGTTGGGCATTGTTGGCGGACGTCATCGCAATCAGCCGAACCAACCGGCCACACGTCTTTGAGAACTTCGAGTACTTGGCGGCCCGGGCCAAAGCGTGGGTTGAGCAGCACCCGGACGGCGACTATCCTCGCGCTGAGCGACGATTACTGCCCGTTGCAAGCAACAGCAGCGGGCAAACCAGCAGTGCCGACTGACTTTCGAGATGGAAAGACCTTCCCAAGGCGGGGCCGAGAGGCTCTTGGCGATTTCTTGTGGCTGGCCCGCGTCTTCGACAAGGCGCGCGCAAAGCAGAACAGCACGCAGGACGGCTACATCTATCCGTGCCCAATGGATCGCGCGATGATGCAACGCTGGGGCATCAGCCCGCGCGAGTTCACCACCGCCGTCGGCCAGCACTCAAGCGACGACGAAATCCTTGCGTGGGCATCCGAGCGCGCCACACCGGAGCGCATCCAGACTGCCAACTCGTGGTTGTTGCGCCAAGGGGTCGCCCTGGATCGACATGATGCGGAGGAAGGCGTGCCGGGGGCGGTCGCGCCTGCAACGCCGCGGCAGGAAATCATCCTCGGTCTTGCCGTCGCGGCGCTAACGTTGTTGGTCGCTTGGCTCGCCCGCTTGCTGCACCACTAGGAATCTGTAACAAACGGAGCAACCTATGTTGAGCACCCGCACACTTGGTACACAAGGTCTCACTGTGTCCGCTCTCGGTCTTGGCTGTATGGGCATGAGTCAGTCCTACGGTAGTCCGGAAGAGCGCGATGAGCTCGAATCTATCGCGACGATTCACCGTGCGATCGAGCTTGGTGTGACGTTCTTCGACACGGCTGAAGCATACGGACCGTATACAAACGAGGAACTGTTGGCTCGCGCGCTGCAGGGCCGGCGAGACAAGGTCGTTATCGCGACGAAGTTCGGCTTCCGGTTCGGCGAAGAAGGCATTACCGGCCTGGACAGCCGGCCCGACCGCGTGCGCGAGGCAGTCGACGGTTCGCTCCGGCGGCTCGCCACCGATCGCATCGACCTCTTGTATCAGCATCGTGTGGACCCGGCAGTTCCCATCGAGGAAACGGTAGGTGCGATGGCCGAGCTCGTGCGGGAGGGCAAGGTGCGTTTCCTTGGCCTATCGGAGGCGGGTGAGAAGACGATCCGGCGCGCACACGCCGTGCACTCCATCTCCGCGCTGCAGAGCGAATACTCCCTGTGGGAGCGCAACCTCGAACCGCGCATCATTCCACTCTTGCGTGAACTCGGCATCGGCCTCGTCCCCTTCGCGCCACTCGGGCGTGGTTTTCTTGCGGGTTCTGTAAAGCGTGCGGAGGACTATCCAGAGGGCGATTTCCGCCGCAACGACCCGCGCTACCAAGGTGCGAATTTCGACGCGAACATGCGCGCCGCGGCGGCCGTGCGTGAGCTCGCATCGCGAAAGGGCGTGACCCCCGGGCAGATCGCACTTGCGTGGCTGCTGCACAAGGGTTCGGATGTCGTGCCCATTCCCGGAACGAAGCGGCGACGCTATTTGGAGGAGAACGTCGGCGCAGCAGCCCTGACGCTGACGTCTGAAGACATGGCCGCACTCGACGCTGCTCTATCGCCTGAGAAGGTGGCCGGCCCGCGCTACAGTGAGCGCCAAATGGCTCAAGTGGACCGCTAAGCCGCCGGGCTCCTCTTGCAACAGAGGCATCTCAAGGGTGCGGAAGAGGAAAAGCCGCAATATACGGTGTCTGATGCAGCATCAGATTGCGACGCGCCATGGAGCAAGAGATATGAAACGGATGAATTATCTTGGAACGGCGTTTCTGCTTGTTGTGTGCACCGCCATAGGGCTGATGCAAACCAACGCCGGTGCGTATCCATCACCCTTGCCGGTCGCAAGCGCAGCCCGCGTGATTGTCGACGTCGGCATCGCCGCGCCCACCGACTTGATGCTCTTCACCGATCCGAACGCATGTCTCAATCTTGGGCCGGCGAAGTTCCCTTGCTATAAGGCGGTGGAGGGCGGGGGTTCTTTCCTGCTCTGGGCGTGGACGCAAGCCTGCGGTCATGTCGAATGCCTTACCGCCGACCAGTTCGTGATCGTCCGCCGGCCGGGCACGACGCAGGACCGCTACGCTCCGCTCTACGATCCAGCGCACAATTTGCGGGGTGTAGGGCTCTTGCGCGGTCAGTGGGCGGTGAACGATTGCTTCATCGTGAGAGCGCGCAACCTCGCCACCAATACGCAGTCCGCCAACTCAAACCACGTCTGCGCTCGCTTGTTTCCCAGGTCGGTCGTTTCACCAGGGACGATCAAACAGTAGCGCCGCAATCCCGCACGCGGCATCAACCAGGCCACGGAAGTGAACCGCTCGAGTTTTTCGACGTGCACTATCCGTGAGTGGAATAACTTCGGTCGGGCGCCAGGGTGACACTGACCGGAGTGCACCACTACCGGATGGCCTCTACTATACCCCCCAAACTTAAGGGGCGGTTAGTACTTATGCCCCCGGAAATGCGGCACTTTTGGGAACACATGATTTCGCCCTCAGGCTAGACGTGACTCAGGCGTCATGGAGGGCGAGTTTGCTGGACAGCTCACGGTGGGCGTCCACCTGGGCAAGGAGATCGTTTGCTTTCTTCTCAACGGCCGACACGGCGTCGGCGCCGGCCGCGAAGCGCAGAGGCGGCTGGCCCTGGCTTGCGAGCTGGACCAGCGCGTTGGCGAGCTTTGCGGGGTCGCCTCCCTGCTTGCCATTCATGCTGTTCCAGGCAGCGACGGTCTGCTTGGTGCGCTCGGCGTAGTCGTTGATCGAGGGCTTGGCGTAGTTCGTCGATTCCGGCGTGAGCAGCTCGGTGCGGAAGAAGCCGGGCTCGACGAGCATCGTGTGGATGCCAAAGGGCGCGACCTCGGGGGCCAGCGATTCGATCCAACCCTCCACCCCGAACTTCGAGGCGGCATAAGCGGTGCAGAACTCCTGGCCCACGATGCCAGCGGTCGAGGAGATCGCCATGACGAGGCCTGAGCGCTGGGCGCGCATGACAGGAAGTACCGCGCGGGTGACGTTCATCGGGCCAAACATGGTGGTCTCGACCTGTGACCGGAAGTCCGCCGGTGTGATCTCCTCGAAGAACCCGGCGTAGAAGTTGCCCGCGTTGTTGACGAGGACGTCGATCCGGCCGAACCGGTCGACGGCGGCGCGCGCGGCGTCCTTGGCGTCGTCGAGGCTGGTGACGTCGAGCTTGACGGCCAGGAGGTCGTCGTGGACTCCGAGCGCGGAGCTGACCCGCTTGGAGTTGCGTCCGGTGGCGACGACTGCGTGGCCGGCGGCCAGGGCGGCCTTAGCGATGTCGACGCCCATACCGCGGCCTGCTCCAGTAATGAACCAGATCTGCTTGTTAATCATACTATCTCACTCTCTTCTATTGGGAACACCCAAATCTGCGGTCAGCGTTTCCAGGTCCTTAAAACCTCGATTATAGCTAACGATGCGACTAATGGGATCAAAATAGATGCTAGAAGTATGGCAATATTCTCGTTAGTAAGGCGACCGCGAGGGTCCTCGGTTACACTCACACTTGGTTCGGTTGGCAGGTAATAGACGGTTATCGGATCATCCGCTTTGAAAGCCTCACACTTTTCATTCAGGTCTGAGCCTTGGAAGATGCGACCTTGAACATCAAAGCTAGCTAAGTACTATCCCCCGTTCCTAAGGGCGGGGTATAGCGGGATGCGGCAAAACGGACAAGTTCTGACGCCAGTCCGTTGGAACGTCCGGTGCGGCTAAGGAGGTGGGCTAGGTCCGCCTTCAAAGGCGGGAGCGAATGACAAGCCCCTCTTACCAATGAACACGGCTCGTCCGTCTTCGCCAAAGTCATACCCAAGTTGAAAACTCGGACGCTTACCATTCCGCAAGAGTCCTACGCCTGAGGGTTGTGCGGGAAGGGTCAGCTGAAAGAGTCTTCCCCCAGCATCCCACGCGGAAAGTACCGCTCGGCCGCCGTCCAACTTCAGCCTCAAGTGTCGTATCGAGCCGCTCGAAGCGTACAGGTCGATCGGTCTCTCGTGATGGTACCAGTCAAAACTTGCGCCGACGGAGGCGCTTGGGTCACACGAAGGCATGTCGATCTCGAGCGGACCGGGCGGGAGCCACACGAGGGTCCCGAAACCGTCCAGCGTTCGCACGGGGAAGCTCCCAGTCGCACGCGTGAGTTCGAACACGTGTCTTCTCACCGCGCCAAGGCACGTGGCGCTTACTGGTTGTCCAGTTGGAGTTGCAGGCGGCAGTCCAAATGGCGTGGGAGTCGGCGCCGCGGTGAACGTCCGGTCCCCCGGCGACTTCGTCGATTCGGCAACTTTGACGCCCTCACTATCGAAAATCTTGACCATAGTGAACGCCGGCACGCACTTCGTGTGATGCTCGCGATAGATTCGAAACCAAACGGCGCCGATTTGATTCGCGAATTGTTGGCCGCCGTGGTCGTAAGCGCGATCCCACTCCTGCCGGTTGACGCGCACGATCAGAATATTGCTGACGTGACCGCCGGGGTACTTGTACTCGTAAAGATCCAGAAAGTCCCAGCCATCAAACACGCTTGGCACGATCGGGTAAAAAGGAGCGTATGCACGCTGCGCATCAGACAGCTCAACCTGGAGGACTGCTTGAGAGTCATATGTCGAGTTGCAGAGCGGCGCATCAGCTCGCGTAGGGCTGGTTCCCACTTGGGAGGGCGCGAATCGCGACGCGCATCCCATGGACGAACATGTAATCGCGACCAAGGCGGCAGCAGTTAGGTTTCTTAGCGACACGCTAGGTCGGACCACAGCCAAACGTCCGGTTCTGGCGCAATGCGCCTGTGGAGTATGCCTTTGCAGTCCCCGGCAGCCGCGGAACGTCCGCGGCATCGAGTTCCTAGCCGATCCGACGGTTGCCCCAATAACCATTGCAAACGTCCGAAGTATGCCAGGAATTCACTCTGCGGTCTATCTACCGGCCATTGTCCGTTGTAGCGGAGCCGCGTAGTTAGACGGTGGAACGTCCGGTCCAAGGTGGTTATCTTTTCCGCCGCTGTGGAGGCATCAACTTGGGTGGGTACTGGCATGAACGTCGGGTCAACGCTTCTTCATTTGAAAGCTGGACAACCACATTGAACCTGCTGGTTGAAAACTCCGGCAGGTGTCTCCTTATCTTTGTCCACGAGCTTAATGCACTTGGTTGAGGCGTTTTCGTGCCACGGCTTCCGCTCGTGACCACGGTCGGAGCAAATCTCTTTCGTCATTGAATGGATACCTCTCCGCTTCAGACTTCGGCCCGTGCGAGAAAACGCCTCGATTGACCGGCAAACGTCCGGTGACATGGTGACCATGTGGATCTCCACCGCGCGACGTGTCGTGGTAAACGTCCGGCGTAAGCGGTGATTGGCCGCGGTCTGTTGGCTATCTACGGTTGTCTTGCCGGCTGCTACGGTGCGTTGTTCGCGGTACGTGGCAGCCGTGCGAACGTCCGGTTAATGCAAGGTGCGACGCGTGGTGCAACCAAGTTGCACCACGGTTCCAAAGCCTGGGAAACGTCCGTTGGCCCTACGCAAGCACGGAGGTTATTCAAGAACCTCCCAATCCTCGGGCCTGGCTTTGAATTCAAGAAACGCCTGGTTGAGGGCTAACTCGAGCGAGTCGTGATATGTGTCGTTCTGCCGTTCTCCGCGCGAATCGTAGTAAAGAAGATAGTACCCTGTGTCGTCGTCATATTTCATGATGGCTAGAGATGTCGGCGGCGGCAGCAACACTCGATCACCCTCGCCAAGCGAGGGTGGGAGGCCACGGTAATGTCTAACGATTCCCGTTGGCCGATGCCTTGGCCCGAGTACAACTCGACGCAATATTCGTTCTTCGCTACTCAAGGCTATTCGAGCGCCTTGCTGACGCCAGGTCGGCAACGTC encodes the following:
- a CDS encoding SDR family NAD(P)-dependent oxidoreductase, with translation MINKQIWFITGAGRGMGVDIAKAALAAGHAVVATGRNSKRVSSALGVHDDLLAVKLDVTSLDDAKDAARAAVDRFGRIDVLVNNAGNFYAGFFEEITPADFRSQVETTMFGPMNVTRAVLPVMRAQRSGLVMAISSTAGIVGQEFCTAYAASKFGVEGWIESLAPEVAPFGIHTMLVEPGFFRTELLTPESTNYAKPSINDYAERTKQTVAAWNSMNGKQGGDPAKLANALVQLASQGQPPLRFAAGADAVSAVEKKANDLLAQVDAHRELSSKLALHDA
- a CDS encoding DUF5069 domain-containing protein, whose amino-acid sequence is MPTDFRDGKTFPRRGREALGDFLWLARVFDKARAKQNSTQDGYIYPCPMDRAMMQRWGISPREFTTAVGQHSSDDEILAWASERATPERIQTANSWLLRQGVALDRHDAEEGVPGAVAPATPRQEIILGLAVAALTLLVAWLARLLHH
- a CDS encoding aldo/keto reductase, with amino-acid sequence MLSTRTLGTQGLTVSALGLGCMGMSQSYGSPEERDELESIATIHRAIELGVTFFDTAEAYGPYTNEELLARALQGRRDKVVIATKFGFRFGEEGITGLDSRPDRVREAVDGSLRRLATDRIDLLYQHRVDPAVPIEETVGAMAELVREGKVRFLGLSEAGEKTIRRAHAVHSISALQSEYSLWERNLEPRIIPLLRELGIGLVPFAPLGRGFLAGSVKRAEDYPEGDFRRNDPRYQGANFDANMRAAAAVRELASRKGVTPGQIALAWLLHKGSDVVPIPGTKRRRYLEENVGAAALTLTSEDMAALDAALSPEKVAGPRYSERQMAQVDR
- a CDS encoding class I SAM-dependent methyltransferase, with product MEPNKFSNVYDDSARAEAYAKLDFPGTYYLAYRDLPAIISEHVHGRKAIDFGCGAGRSTRFLRALGFDVVSVDISEPMLARARDRDPQGDYRLVSDGDLTGLAAEAYDLVLSAFTFDNIPTIEKKTTLFQGLRRLLSLDGRIVSVVSSPEIYVNEWTSFSTEDFPENRAARCGDKVRIVMLDVEDRRPVEDILWTDEGYREVYERSGLKPIKVYRPLGDRGEAYAWVRETAIAPWVIYVLGRIS